The window GAAGAATAAATTTATGTTGCACAAGGCTGACTTTGGCAGCTTATAACTcaaaaatctataaggaattaggagatcaccaaaacatgaaagttgttgATCTTGGTATCTAGTTTTCAAAACACTAAatcatttgtcatttggaattttgtacaaaacgttatggctattatactagaggctgtctgagaagagtttggaaaatggtttttgggaattttcttcttcacgaacgcgatgggggtctcgcgaacgcgaagaagagtcGTCTGGTTAGTGTATAAGTGTAAAgaaatgggtttggctcatttcatctgATTTCCTCCATGGGAGATGACCTAGGagtgattttggagctccatcttcatcatctatgttaaggtaagtgattcccacctattgcaatttaattacttggattatatctagattttaacatggaaaatcatgtaaattagtagaaattttgggattttgaagaaaacctaggaaatTTGTATACTTGGATTTTGACgacgattttggacatgaaattgagagtaaattatatatttgagttcgtgaggttgtgggtaaactttatcttcaaaaaatttcggaatccgggcacgtgggcccgaggtgattttgtcaacttttcgatcagggttagaaattgttataaattaggttattatgagtaattgaacatatgtTAATAGGTTTACATAAttgttggctagttttggagaattgtgcatcgatttgagtcttcGTAAGGGCGTGGAGTGCCGGttttggaacttcggagtgaggtaagtctcctttctaaccatgtacgagggaattaaccccataggtgaactaaattattatgtgattctaattgtgggggctacgtacgcacgaggtgacgagagtctgtacgtagctactaattatgcctatgtccgagtagttttaggaacacatcatgccttgttgatattattgttgatttatgtcCATTGTTTTCCTGGAGAAAGAGCGAGATTGAGAATGCTTATTAAATGCTTCTAAAAGGAGTCGAAATTGTTCTAAAGATGGGGATCTTGAAAGTCTTCATTGAAATctcatattttgaaaagaatggaagaatgCTTTAATAACTTGAGAAAAATCTATATTTTtactgcgtcgcatgtatgattcgtgagcggggGTAAttctttaaattatattttttcgcgtcgcatggatgattcgcgagcagggtaatagatgcatctatggtttgtgccattcgaccctcgacagtgcacaatttacatttatgttggatcgggctgaacgtcctcggtggtataTATGTATTATAATAGAATTGGAAGTCCTTTTATTTAACTGGTGTAAATTTACTATTTGGTGAATATTGGTTTAAAAGAAGGAAGTGGTTTAAGCTCTTAAATATGGTGAAGACTCGCTcaattatttcttgttctgaaTGTTATTGTTGTATATCATTCTTAGTTAGAACTTTTATATTACCATATTGTTGGCCCTTAGAAAGTGTCGAATTCAaccactcgtcactacttcttcgaggttagacaggatacttactgggtacacgttattttcgtactcatactacacttgctgtacatttttgttgcacatgcacatgTATGTCTGGTGGCCTAGTTGGGCACGgcgacatggttgatacggaaacttaggtgagctgcacctctcgagacgacccgcagccagcagagtctccttcagagtattgtactgtattttcttttttgtccaatttgtattccggacagttattgtattacattatttcctaaatattgctcatgcacttgtgacaccgggttctgagaTGATTACGGGGTATTCTGTATTAACTTCTaaatattctttaatttattttgtaaagattatcttttactagccaaattgaaggaaaatcatagttttcacaattatttaaacgagaatttaattaagtactTATGGTTGGATTGCCTGACACCGGTGTTCGACGCCATCATGACCCttggtagattttgggtcgtgacaccttatGTAACTCCAAAACATCAATAACTATCCCCCCGTGTATCCCGAGTGTATGTAAACACTAGCCACCTTTttattttgtaacgacccgatcggccgttttgagctctagcgcattgtttagtagtttgaggccatgagcatcTTCACTTTAggcattatgacttgtgcgcacggtcagaattaaattccgggaagtttggagttgatttgtaaagaaaattctcatttcggaagctttaagttgaaagaattgactaaggttgaattttagagtaaacgaccttggtatcgggattcgaaggttccagcaggtttgtatgatgattttggacttgggagtatgtctgaagtgggttttggaagacctgggaatgtttcggcgcctattatggaagttggcatttttgaaagaatctcataagtttggcttgaagtgcatttcagcgatatcgatgtccgtttgggattctgagtctgggaatagctctgtgtggtgattctggtattgggagcgcgattggaagtgaattcgaaggtccgtaggtcattttggagtcatttggctaaagatagaaatttgaaggttttttagaagtttgaccggaagtggactttttgatatcggggtcggaatctgattccgcaagttggagtaggtccgtaaagtcaaatatgacttgtgcacaaaatttgagatcaatcagacggaagccttaagttgaaagaattgactaaggttgaatttttgagtaaacgacccagGGATCGGGATTCAAAGGTTCCAGCAggtctgtatgatgattttggacttgggcgtatgtccgaactgggttttggaagacccaaGAACATTTCGGTGCCTATTgtggaatttggcatttttgaaagaatctcataagtttggcttgaagtgcattttagCAATATCGATGTTCGTGTGAGATTTTGAGGCTGGGAATAGCTCTgtgtggtgattctggtattgggagcacgatTGGAAATGATTTctgaggtccgtaggtcattttggagtcatttggctaaagataaaaatttgaaggtttttgagaagtttgactagaagtggactttttgatattagggttGGAATTCAAttcaggaagttggagtaggtccgtaatgtcaaatattacttgtgcgtaaaatttgaggtcaatcggacgtgatttgataggtttcgtcatcgaatatagaagtttgaaattctaaagttccttaagcttggattgggggtcgattcatgattttagcattgtttgatatgatttgaggcctcgagaaagtctgtaatgtgttttgggatggttggtatgtttggctggggggcctcgggtggatccgaatggttaacggatcaaatttgggatttgaagaagGACTGAAGCAGCTAATATctggtataaccgcacctgcgaagtttTGGATGtaggtgcggagccacagaagcagCCAAACGGATGTAGATGTGGTGGTGAAGGGTGAAGGctgggaccgcaaatgcggtcaggtcaccgcagaagcgggaccgcacctgcggaagaagtagcgcagaagcggaaatgggctGGGAGccctggaccgcagaagcggcaattGGTCTGCACCTGcaggaccacagaagcggtcaagagactgcaggtgcgaaaagaCTGGAGGCAGTGAGCTCTCTTTaaaaatcgagttttggttcattCCCACCCATTTTCACTTCGGGTTGGACGATTTTCgggttggatgattttggagctTTCGGAAGAGAGATTTTCTTCATCTATGTCACGGTAAGTTGTTTCCACTCATTAgacgttaaatacatggttttgtttggatttgagcatgaaaatttggtagaaacttggggtttggcggaaaacctagaaaatggacatttttggatttttgaccatgattttgggtatgaaattgagagtaaagaatatatttgagttcgtgagtaaATTTTATCTTCGGGAAATTTCAAAATCCGGGCACGTTTGTCAATTTtttgatcggggttagaaattgttataaatttgattgtaatgagtaattaaacatatattaatggatttgcataattattggttagttttggagcattgttcatcgattcgagtcttcggaagagcgtggaatgccggttatggatcttcggagcgaggtgagtctcctttctaatcttgtaagagggaattatccccataggtgatataattggttatgtgttcctatttgtgggggctacgtacgcacgaggtgaagagagtccgtgcgtagctactaatatatgtaagtccgggtagtttaggacccaaaagcatgctatacttggaatatctgtaatcttgttggcagttgaattgcttaaatcttatcgaatttgtaaatgaatttctaaaaggattaaacttcattttcttaattcgctaaaagagaattggcttttatttggataaacgttccccgataaattcttaattttttgtttgagcatgtatttctatgtgtacctgcgtcgtatgtatgattcgcgagcagggtgtttgttaatttaatttggccgcatcgcatgtatgatttgcgaggggggtaatagatgcatctatggttcgccccgttcgaccctcggcagtgcacattttacatttatattggatcgggtcgtacgacctcggcatgatttgtgcatgcttgtattacTTGTCTTGAGATTTATCGATATTGATATTTGCCCTCCCTGGcttgagataattgaaaattaatagattatgaattcggagatttttaatataaaaagaaacTTTTACTTGTTCGTGACTTATTAGAAATTACTACCATTCTTAATAACCCCATGATTactcgcattaataatatattactatttgaccactagtaagtgtcgaagtcgacctctcgtctctatttcttcgagattagacgggatactcattgggtacacattgttttcgtactctTATTACACTTGATGTGCATTTTTTTTGCATAGGTTTATGTGTGGCTAggggcatagcggcatggttgatacggagacttatgtgagttgcatttatcgagacgaccgtAGCCAACAGAGTCtacttcagagtattgtactgtattttcatttctgtccacttgtattccggacagttactatattttatttcattcctagtaaatgctcatgcacttgtgacaccgggttctggggtgattatggggtatcttgtattaacttcttaacaaaaaaaaattttgGTTATAATGATCAATTTACTAGAAACTGAAAGAGTAACCACTTAATTTTTTCAAGCTCAAAATAAGCTAGTCTCTCAGTTGTGTCTTCCCAGTATAGTTCATGTTGCAGTGATAATAAGCTTCAAAATCCAAGAGTAAGAAAAAGTTTTGCAAATTGCTCCTACATTTCTACACCAGAAAAAACAAGAACTTCTCTGTTTTCAGTATCAAATAAGAAAGTGGCTGAGAATTAACAAACAAATACATTTTTGTGACTCAAGATGCTGACGTAGCGATGTGATCTTCCAGAAGGATGAAAATGTGAACTGGATAGCAGAACTTGTAACACCAGAATTTGAACTCAGAGAATGGCAAAAATCAACACCGGCAAGCCAAATGAAATCTCAGCCAATAAGCACTATGTGCGACTTTGCCATTCAACACACTCACAGATGGCAATACGTAGTAATATTATGTTAGTATTCACAATGGATGTCCATATAGAGAATAACAAAGACCTTATCCTTCTTTCAAAGACCTGCTTCTAGATTTTTTGGATTCCCAAAGTGGAAGGCAGCCTTTATGGTGAGAGTGCAAGAACAGCGATGACATTGATACTTCTCTCTCACCTTGACGCATTGAGATTGAAGACAAACAATTGAAAGAGCTTCTTAGTTTCCTCTTCTCACTGTCATAGTTTTGCACATTTGTGCCATGTTGTACCGTGGAAGTTTTGAGGGCTTCCGGAAGAATGCAATTGCACAACGAACCTACTCTTGCTAGCCGGTTCACCCATTTAGGTATCCGCTTCCCAGTCAACCTGTAACAGATATCATCGGAGAAATGATTACAGTTCTTGGCAATTAAATGATATGAGTCACCATTGTAGTTTACTGATTGGCGCTCAATGAATTCTCTAAGCTGGATAGGATCTAAATATGTTGTTCCCATGAACACCgactttttgaatttaaagccaGGGCACTGACGAGGTTCAAGCTCAAAGACACCACTTGTTGGATAGTCATGTGCTCCGAAAGCATATTCAACACCATGAACTTCCACCCTTGTATGGAAGACACCTATGCCTGCCCAGTAGAAATAGCCATTAACGGGTGTCAAGTCATATACATTAAGGTAAACAGCTATGTTTCCTGGACTACAGCAAGCTGACTTCACTTTGCGGAACATGCAAAAACGTGTTGCAGATTCACCTTGTAAATGAAGAGGCACCACAGAACATAAGCCATTCTTTAATTTTGATTTCATGTTCAAGGCAAAACTAGGAATGCTTCAATACCTAGTTTCTACCTTTTCTGGAAATGACACTCATCAGAGCAAAAATAGTGGAGCTTGAAGGATATCCATATTCacttcttaacattcatatttgatttgaaacgattatcttttactggtaaaattaAAGTAAagtcatagttttcaaaattattaaaacgagaatttaattaagtattttggttgccttgcctgacagtggtgtccggggccatcacgacccttagtggattttgggtcgtgacaacatggtatcagagcactaggttcccttaggtctcacgagtcatgagcaagcctagtagagtctcgcggatcagtacggagacgtctgtacttatcttcgagaggctacagggctgttaggagtacttcccttcttgattcctcatcgtgcggtttgattcctttgaggcttatgcctttgtttatttcctactcaatcttatgcgacgtgaagcactTGCTATATCGATCGAGAATTGagaaattgtaatggtactacagatatgGTGCGGGATGTTCCTCCCTACGTATTTGAtcgggctattgtcgtcgccttgcggaaggtcgGTCTGTTATTTTTTatcagtatcagtattacctaaggttttgagatttggaattaattgttatgacgattcgtgtgttgctatcgcacagtattggtgtaatggtaggatgttTGTCTATGCGTCGAagtagtgaatgacttggaaggatattttctcagtgcatgatttagagattcggtattttattcCCAACAGGGGAAAAGCAATCGGGCTGAGAATGTTCAGATTTggtttgatggagtaacgaggcttggtatttgcaagcgtggtggaattttcatcagTGATGAGATGTCATTGTCTTTGTTGAATGTACTAAGCTCGCCGGTGTTAAGACCTTCTATGATTCACCCTTAGGGCAGGATATTGTAAGACAGTATTGGAGAAGCGGCTGTCAAAGATCACGAGGtgtggtggttcaggattgaatgcATATTTCTAATGCCAACGGCTCGAGAGAGACGATTCTTCAGAACGGTTTAAAAGCTAGTAGcggtctattggttcaagtgctaccgAGATAGATTTGGATCTAAGGCATTAGCTGAgtagcaaaggatgaggaagcacgtgtaGGAAGTGTCAcgcggtggttaaatttctagaaggccaagtgtaagatgtggaggtcgaggagtTTCTTAAAGAGGTGAGTCtgcccaaagtgggagagtggcagagtaatATGTGAATTTAGTGGCAGGATAACTACacccttgaggaaagtttggagtgatttggggaGTTTTAGTGGACAGTggctaggtctacggacttaagttAAAATATCGGCTATTATTCGGCGGGAGATTTGATATGACGGAAAGGTGCTTCTTGATATGAAggaggatacaacataactttgaattggaagataTTGTAGAACATTTAGTTGTAGGCCACGAGGAGTAAATGGACTTGTGCAACTGGGGAATGAGCACAGGCTTAGGTGGGTTATTTTTTGGGAGCAGGTTAGTGGTCGCATGGTTGGTGAAACTCCTGCAAAagattttactggctatccgaTAAGAGGTCTAATATATGAATGTTGCTAGAGATTTAGAGTGTTCATAAAATGCTAacggaaggatttcgaggaatttggcagTTTAATTGcacaaggttatgtcaataagagataaaaaaatcTTAGTGGGTTCcaaagttgtgtaatagtggcttcaagctaagggAGAGTCCCACTGCCTAAAGTTGGATTGTATTGTCGTCTATTTATGAGGTTTTcagttattagcatattgatgggttatgtCAGCTAAGGGAAAAAGAACATAagaggtaatttgagcaaaggaattgttaaaggtgtgctaggGCTGGCCTCATTGGCTCATGTACGGAGTGGGGGAAGGAtgcaggatttatgccttgtatagatgcgggtttcaagggaagtgattttGTCGGGTGCCTCGTCGatagggtattcatgtgctagaagattcatggagttgaaTATGTTCGGGGCCAAGttagagcgggtggctctcaacaacggtcctagtggattcaaaggggtaaagtgtggtgcctaatgatttcga of the Nicotiana tabacum cultivar K326 chromosome 7, ASM71507v2, whole genome shotgun sequence genome contains:
- the LOC107764194 gene encoding deSI-like protein At4g17486, whose product is MKSKLKNGLCSVVPLHLQGESATRFCMFRKVKSACCSPGNIAVYLNVYDLTPVNGYFYWAGIGVFHTRVEVHGVEYAFGAHDYPTSGVFELEPRQCPGFKFKKSVFMGTTYLDPIQLREFIERQSVNYNGDSYHLIAKNCNHFSDDICYRLTGKRIPKWVNRLARVGSLCNCILPEALKTSTVQHGTNVQNYDSEKRKLRSSFNCLSSISMRQGEREVSMSSLFLHSHHKGCLPLWESKKSRSRSLKEG